The sequence TCCTGGTCAAGCGCCTCCTCGACCCGCTCCTCGAGGCCCTGGCGGCGCGGCGCGAGGCCCTGGCGGCCCTGGAGTTGCGCTTCTCTCTCGATGGTCCGATGGGGAATGGGCCGGGCGGCAGCGCCGGAGAGCGGGTGGAGCGCCTGCGCTCCGCCGCCCCCACCCTGGACGGCCGCCAGCTCCTGAACCTGGTGCACCTGCGCCTGGAAAGCGCGGGCCTCGGCGCGGGCGTCCTGGGGCTCGTTTTGACTGTCGAGCCGGCCCCCGCCACCGCTGCCCAGCTCGACCTCTTCGCTGCCCTGGGGGGGGCGTCCCGGCGGGACCCCGAGGCGGCCGACCGGGCCCTGGCCCGGCTCCGGGCCGAGCTGGGGGAGGCCGCCGTGGTGCGGGCCGTCCTGTGCGAGGGGCACCTGCCCGAGGCCCGCTTCCGGTGGGAGCCCCTGGAGCGGATGCCCCGGGCCGAGCCCCGGGTGGCCCCGGCGAGGGGGAGCGGCAGGGGGCGGCCCCTGGTGCGCCGCCTCTGGGCCCGCGCGGTGCCGCTGCCGCCGCTCGGGCGCCACGACCCCGACGGCTGGCTCCTGGCCGGCGAGGCGTGCGGCCCGGTGGACGAGAAGACCGGCCCCTATATCGTGAGCGGCGGCTGGTGGCGGCGCCCGGTCCACCGGGAGTACCACTTCGCCCGCATGCGCAACGGCGAGCTCTTCTGGATCTACTACGACCGCCCCCGCCGCCGGTGGTTCCTGCACGGGGCGGTGGAGTGAGCCTCGAACGGAAAGAATCTTAGAATCTTAGACAGGATAACAGGATGGGTTTTTTTGATGCCAACCACAGGCTTAGAACTGCTTGGGCAGGCCGGCTTGCTTGAGGACGGCGTTGGCGGTGTGGCGGGACTTGATCTTGTGGTCCACGGGGAAGCGAATGCCGGTGAGGGGGCTGTACCAGATTTCGTGGTCGCCTTTGCCCGGCGCTCGAAGCGGCAACCGGCAGCGGCAAGGACCGCCTTGAGCTTCGGGGCATAGTCTCCCATCAGTTGGCGCAGAGGCGAACGGTCTCGAAACGGCGGGTGAGGAGCTCGAAGGGGACTTCGGTCAGGCCGGTTTCGCCGTTGGCCTCCAGGAGTTCGGGGATCATGACCCGGAGCTTGTCGACCAGCATCTCCATGGTCTCGGCCTCGGTAGCCAGGCCGGGCACGTCGTCGCTGGTGGCGACCCAGACCCGCGCTTCCTCGTCCCACTCCGCATGTACGAACAGACTCTTCGTCATCGCCGCCTCGCTCCGAGCCAAGGTCAACCGCCCCACAGGGCCCGTGTAGCACGGACACCCAACCCCGTCAACGCGGGGGGACGCGGGAGACGCGGGAGAGTCGTAGGTCGGATTCGCGAAGCGCCATCCGACACTCTTTTCCGTCGGGTTACGCTCCTCGGGCTAACCCGACCTGCATGACTGCAAGAACTTTAGACAGGATAACAGGATGAACAGGATGTGTCTTTGTTCTGAAGGAGCTCTATCCTGCCCATCCTGTGATCCGGTCCAAAATGTCTTCCCATGACCCACGCCGCCCTCTGGTGCAAGAGCAACTTCTCCTTCCTCGAAGGGGCGAGCCACCCGGAGGAGCTGGTGGAGCGGGCCCACGAGCTGGGGCTCGCGGCCCTGGCCCTCACCGACCGGGACGGGGTGTACGGGGCGGTGCGGGCCCACGTGCGGGCCCGGGAGCTCGGGGTGAAGCTCCTGGTGGGGGCGGAGGTGACGGTGTGCGGCGTCGAGCCGCCTTCGTTTGCCTCTCCTCCTGCTGTCCCCGGGGAGGGGGGCGGGCGGAGCACCCGGACGGCCGCTCGACCCAAGCACCGGCGCTCGGGTTCCGAGAGCCGCCCGGAGCCGCCGGTGCACCCTGAGGAGGGCAGGCTCGGGCTGTCCGGCATCGGCCGGGTGCGCAGCCTGCCCCCCTCCCCGGGGACGTCCTCCCTCCTCCTCCTGGCCCAGGACCGGGTCGGCTACGCCAACCTCTGCCGGCTCCTCACCCGGGGGCGGCTCCGGAGCCCCAAGGGGAGCTCCGCCGTCGCCTGGCAGGAGGTGTGCGCGCATGCGCCGGGGCTCCTGGCCC is a genomic window of Thermodesulfobacteriota bacterium containing:
- a CDS encoding DUF1902 domain-containing protein — encoded protein: MTKSLFVHAEWDEEARVWVATSDDVPGLATEAETMEMLVDKLRVMIPELLEANGETGLTEVPFELLTRRFETVRLCAN